From the genome of Solea senegalensis isolate Sse05_10M linkage group LG21, IFAPA_SoseM_1, whole genome shotgun sequence:
ttaaatagtCCAATAATATGCAtttatatataatcatatacAGGAgtccttcttaaatgtgagtctGATCCTTAAACAGATTatctttaaagctgcattagTTAAAGAACAGTTATTTGTAGTGTATGATCCtagttcattaaaaatactattataCGGTGTCTGTCCTGAACTCTTACCACCAGATGAATACGGACAATTGCTCTTGATATAGTGACCTGTTTTATTGAAGcaaaagtcatttttctttcttcctcttattCTCAGTGAACTTCTGTTGTGTTCCCGTtgaggttcaggttcaggtgtAGCATGAAGGCTTTAGTAGAACATCCGTCGTCCTCTTTTTGCAAACTATTCTCTGACTGGTCAGAGTTGGAGGTGCAGAAGTTcagttctctctcagatcactcgATTTACTTTATGTCAATGCCAATTTTGTACCTACCCCAACTTTAAGTGCTGGAAAATatgattctgatttttttttattttgacatattgCAGACCCTAACActaactgttttatttaaaccaaTTACAATAATtggctttaataaaaaaaaacgttattTGCTGCTGCATTGGAATCCTGTTGTTCTGAGAATCAATTAAacaatactgtgtgtgtgtgtgtacactctcAGGGACCATCACTATCCTCATGTCCAATGGAGGAGGCTTTCATGGACGCACTGAGCGTGTCCGCCAGGCGCCCTACTACGACCAGGTACCCCTGGGCTCCTTACCCCGAGACCGAGACTCGTACGAGTCACTGAGCGAGCAAAGAGCACCTCATCTTACTCACAGCAGCAACCCCCTCCCACCCCCGCCTCTGCCAGAGCATCCTCCCGTGGGGCCGGAGTTTGATCCCAGCGGCAGCGAGGACAACAGCAACCCCCCTGACCACGACCCCGCCATCGACATCAAACCGGTCCACCGCTTCATCCCCGACTCATGGAAGAACTTCTTCAGAGGGAGCAATCGCAGCAGTAACAAACCGTGGTCCATGCCTGACTCCTCcgttaacaacaacaatagcacCTCTGGGGGGGTGCGctgctctcctcctcactctccctccGTTCCCGGATCGTACCGGGATCCGTATGGAGGCTCGGGTGGCAGCTACAACTCCAGGAAGGAGCTCCTTGACGTACACGATCCACAAGAGTCTGTGTCGGGGCGCACGTACCGCACAGGGCTGACCTACACCGAGCGGGTGGAGGAGTACCATCAGCGCTATGCCTTCATGAAGTCCTGGGCAGGACTGCTGAGGATTCTGGGCTGTGTGGCGCTTCTCCTGGGAGCtgctgtgtttgcctgtgtctgtgCTTACATCCACAAAGACAATGAGTGGTTCAACATGTTTGGATACTCTTCACCTGGGGGAGCGTACGGAGGAGGTTTGTACGGCTCCGGCACAGGTGGGTCCTACTACACGGGCCCCAAGACCCCGTTTGTGTTGGTGGTGGCAGGGCTGGCTTGGCTGGTTACTGTGATCATGTTAGTGCTGGGGATGACCATGTACTACCGCACCATCCTGCTGGACTCCTCCTGGTGGCCACTGACAGAGTTCACCATAAACCTGGCTCTGGCAGTGCTGTACATGGCAGCAGGTGGGTAACAGCGgtgaaattacacacacattttctctatgtgttatttattagtGTTAGatattgatttatattttatgtatgtttttatattggTATCGTGCCATTTTGAAATTATATAGAGACATTTTGAATTGTCTCACTGTCAAAAATCAGGCTGGGTGCTCATGCCAAAATATAAAATCTGTAATTATCATCAGAATGCGCCACAGGTTTctctttgattgaaagtaaaaaaaaaacaacaacaactgtaaactgtggttttaaatgCAGCTGTAACTAATGTTTATTTtcgtttatttttctctttattttcttaactAATCAATGAATTATTAGCTTCACAAACTTAAACGTGGAGTGACATTTGTTTGCAATTCCTGACAAACTACATACTCACTTAACTGCCATAGAGGAGCAAGAAAACAAGagcatattcacattaaagagcctgtttttattttttaaaaaacaaataataagcATCGTCCTCAAGCCAATTAATCagttatcaaacacacacaatgaatgATTTTATAAATGTGAGATAAAACCTTTAAAGCAATTCTTCTTTGTTGCAGTTATTTTGCTTGATTATCTTCACAAACCCAAATATATTTAGTCAtcaataatttaaaacaatttatttttccaaaGAGAATTTGTCTCACAAAATATTGCCAGAGacttgatgtgtttgtgtgttctacGCAGAATGAGGCCTGAGGATTTTGTGGATTATGACCCCATCTCATTGTGGGTTCTGATCCCTTCAGGGTCAATATGAAGAACAGAGTTAAATCCCAAAATCAAATACAATTTTTACAAATCAGAGTCTTTCTTTTCATACGTTTCAAACTAAATAATTTTTTGCACGTTTGCTTTCGTGTCCCAGGTATTGTCTACGTCCGTGACACAACTCGCGGAGGGCTCTGCTCCTTCCCAGTGTTCAACAATGGCATCAACGGGGCGTTCTGCAGAACAGAGGCCGGCCAGACTGCCgccatcatcttcctctttgtcaCTATGGTTGTTTATCTGATTGGAGCCATCGTGTGTCTCAAGCTGTGGAGACATGAAGCTGCACGCAGATACCGCGAGAAGCACGGTCAGGAGGTAAGCGACCCAAAcactgtcgtgtgtgtgtgtgtgtgtgtttcaccaaGTTTAAAGGGAAGTCTTGGGATTTACCAGGATTCACTCAGGAATTTTAAGAATTGTTCCAAAACCTCCCGCCAGTTTgattacttaaaaaaataaacaacaaaactgtaTAATTTGCACATGTACATAAAGCTGTAAGTGTGTAGACTGCACACTTACTTGAGTGTATATTTGGGGGTGGAGCGAGTCGCCTTttaactcaaaggttgtgggttcgattcctggctccgctagtctacatgccgatgtgtccctgggcactTAACCCCAACGTTGCTCCTGTGCCGGCAGCATGAGAATAGGTATGAAAAggaaagtgtgagtgaacgggtgtgaatgtgggtgaatggcaaaactgtagtgtaaagcagctttgagtggtcatcaagactagaatataaatacagaccatttaccatttactgtACGAAACATGTTGACCGGCATTGAACTACTTCTCTGTCGATTGTGCCAGCATCTCCGTTACTTCTGATTTCAAGTAGCCTGTGACTTGGTAAGGTAACAGGATTATGGAAACATTTGCTCACAAGTGTGATCAATACTTAGTTGATTATCTGTTGACAATGTGTTTATTGTCAAGTAATCATTGGATCATAGATTAATTGACAATTATTAATCTGTTGACAGTCAACTATCCTACAGTGAAATACAGTTGAGAACAGTAGATAATAATAAGTGTCAACTGATTATCTGTTGACATGATACTGAATCCCTGTTGATTAGTAGTAGAGAGTCAACTATGGTctattagaaaaataaattgatCTCGGGTCTCGCTTGAGTGTgcaggattctttttttaatacttttacttctaaaactttatttcattttatatcagaaaatgaattactcttgatacttaagtacagtagaTGTCATACATAACAGTAAATGTTATATACTTTCACTTaagtaatgttttaaaaagtgattttaaagtcattttctggcaaGATACTTGTATCCCTTTAAGgttactttatacaagacttgtgatcattttgtttacattgtttactTAGTCAGAAATCACAACTTACCCACATTACCGGTGGAAATCAGTATTTCTACTCGCAGCACTAtaattgtttctgttcacaaactCTACCTCTGCCACGTATGACATatgcaaatatactgtatgaaaaaCCACAGCTTCAGTGAACAGGCAATCCTGATGGTCCATGTCAGGTTCAGTGAAACCAGGAAACAAAATCATAGCCTGGGTTTGTTGTGCATGCCACATCATATCTGAACATTTATCCTTAGACACCCATCTATCATATTCCTGTCTGCGGAGCTGCTTATTGACTGTTAAACTATTGTTACAGTCGTAAAATATTAGTTATTTAAAGAtggttttgtggtgtttttcctgCACAGATGCTGTCTACTGAGAGGGGAGCTGCTCATTTATTGGTAAGAATCGCACAACGTTACCATATGTACCCTAATGTAGATTAACAGATGCACAAATGCAGCATCTCTTTTCATTGTATCCACTAAATGCTCAGTCTCAACAACTGCTGTTGACACTTTTCCTGTCTGTACAGgatgctgctcctgctccactTTCCAAAACTCCAATCCAAGCCTCCGCAGTTCCCATCCTGACTGCTCCAAAAGTAGTTTCAGCAAAGGGAGCTTTTTTACAGGGAGCTATACCATCAGGGCACATCCCAAAACCTGTCATCGTTCCGGACTATATCGCGTAAGTGATGCCGAGACAAAGGCGGAGCACAGCAGGGCCGCAAGTAACGATCAAACAATATTTGCATTTCAGTGCtactttacatttacaatatgTAAAACACTTGTACCACTGTGTGTGCACTTCTGTTCTAGgtttaatctttttatttctgtgaaattaaaaccaagaaaaacaaagttaaaaagtaaaaagtagaaAAGTTTTCCCAGGTTTCTCCTTTAAATCTCCTTTGACCTTGTGATGTTTTGATCAAGGTCAAAGGAAAGGACTTAGGACATATTAAATTGGATGATTCATATATACCCACAGTGCTACTGATACACTGCTACTGTTTAACACACAGAAACTGACTCTCCATAATTGTCAGACATCTGTCAGTACACAAAATACATGGTAAATGTAGTGTATATCTCTGGTAATTGGGCTGACTACGTGCAATTTATCTCAATGGAATATTTCCGTCTCATAAACTGATCTAGTGATGATGCTTTTTATATCTGGGCAGAGGACGAGGTAAACCTCTTTGTGTAtaattgtgtgtatgtataacaCAGACAGTGAATTGTTATTCTCACCCTCCCGCCCTGCAGGAAATATCCAACGATACGGACAGACGAGGAGCGGGACCAGTACCGAGCTGTGTTTAACGACCAGTATGCAGAGTACAAAGAGCTCCACTCAGAGGTGCAGGTCACCCTCAAAAAGTTTGATGAGATGGACGCCATGATGAGCAGTCTGCCCCAGCACCCTACCACCCAGATGGTGACTACTACACATCACTTTCTTTGTCGTGTATCACTCTTTCTGTGATTATTGACCTGTCAGAAAACATTACTGTTTTTATGAATGTCTATCTATACTGAACATCAGCTTTTACTCTGCCAGCTTTTTGACTTAAGCTTTTTCGTACTCCAGTAGTCTCTTAGTGTCTTTTACTCcaccttttgttgttgttgttgttgctgttgttggtgtacagtatgtactgtagtGCTCCCTTGGATGCGTTTCCCTTTTCTTGTTTCTGAACCCATCAGACATTCTGCTGTATAACTCCACTCCCCCCAAAAGCATTTAACCTCAGTTCAGTTATTCCTGCATACAGAAATGTGCAGTGTAAATAACCATTAACCATAACAGTTAACCATCATAAATTAgatagaaatgtatttttaattaaatatgaaCCAGATTACAATTTCTGTTGTCCTAACCTGGTCCTTCCATCTCTTTTAAGCATTTGTATGCAGCtactgtacagtacagtggTGCACACTCTAACCACTCACCACTCGTGATGTCCTCTCACTTTGCTTTAGCTTTATGGAAATATGAAAACTAATCTCAGTGTTGAGCTTAAGTCTAGGTTTTTATCTTATATTTATCTTTGTTTACACATCAGCTGATGTGAAATGTCAAACCTTTGGATGATTCTTTGTTTTGCATGAGCTGAAGAAGCTTGTTGgctcattgttgtgttttaagagGAAGGAGACTGTGACAGTTCCCCTACTGTACTGTCACTGTGTGGTGTTGGCAGCAGTGCACCCAAACTTCTGTGATATTCATTCAATATCTATGATGCATCTTCTTCTCACAGCAGGCAAAGGAAAGATACTGTTTATTTGCACTCAATTCTGATTggcacagacaaacaacatggGCCACATGTGCCACATTGTTTTGCTGCCTTAGTGCTTTATAAACAGTTGCACTGGCACATGCAGCAGCATCATGAGCCACACTGAGCATCGTCATGCTGAAGTCCCCGCCCCTTTACATCATAAACTACACTGGAGCGACtccatcactgtgtgtttcatgtgaGAGCTGAGGAAGTGTATCTCCTGCATACACTGTACTCCGTCTGCCTCATTTCCCTATCCCATAACTTCCTCTGTTTGCACTTCCTGCTCCCTCTGCACTTCCCCTCCACCCTCGCATTCCTTCTCTGCTCCATCCAGAGGCCCTTTTTTTATACTTCATTGTCATGACTTCTCATTTGTATGCATTTACAATGTTTAATGGTTGCTTGACctgaattctctctctctctctttctctgtctgtgttctcTTTTCGTAGGAGGTCGATCGCATCAACAGAATCCTTCAAGATtatcagaggaagaaaaatgtgAGTCGTCATGTCACTCATGTTTGGTCAGAGCCTCGCCTGAGTCTCTGCTTATCTGGGCTCACTTTTATCTCAACATTAGCATCGAAATAAACTCTAAACTTCTCCACAGTAGCATCACAGTGTATCTGCTGTATATCTGATGGTTCACGATGATAATTGTAATATTGTTAGCTCTTAAAAtggctgtaaaacacacacattacttaaaaaaactaacatttttCCACGACagaaatgatttatatttttaaatcgACAATATAGAATCTTAAATTACATCATTATGAATCACGAGGTCctgcaggctcccccttgtggcaaaataaatcactaggactaaTTTTTGGAGttttattcattaatgaattgctcttctaccactttatcctccacaagagggagTTTATGTAAACAATAATTCACCACAATCAACTTGTGATGCCCAAATAAatcttaataaaaataaaaatagtgatCACTAATCAGTATGTCCATTGCTTATTTAGATTTGTTGGTGGCTTTTGGGTTTTAGGGCTtatattacaaatgtattttgtaGTTGTGTAGGTTTTACTAAGAGTAGATTTTGTTTCCTCAGTAAAACTCATAAAACAATtaatttgtgtccatttatcatttttattttcttatttagaTAAATATATGAACATTTTATTGAGCTTGTGGAAGGATTCCAACTTCTCTCATCAAAATATTCTTGTTTCCTCCTTGACCTATTTCCTTAAAGTTCACTTTGGTGAGGAggacacttttacttttacttctttaGTTGTAAAgaagtagtttagtagtttaaaaTATGATCAGGACACAAGAACTGAATGAGTTTTTTTATTCCTGTCTCTCATTATCATCTCACCAACATTCCCAGGATTCTACGTTCCTGGAGAAGAAGGAGCGCTGTGAGTACCTGAAGAGCAAACTGTCTCACATCAAACAGAAGATCCAAGAATACGACAAAGTCATGGAATGGAACGACGGCTACGACTAGACTAGACCTCTGTGGCGTCTCAACACGGCCGTTACAGAACTGATGTCGATGACTCTGCAGATGCTGGTACTGAAAATATCAACAAACCACAGGGTGAGACTCAAACATGACTTCAGGATCAGCATCAGGGGCTTCCGTCtgctttgtctttttaaatctgTATAGCTGCTGAGTTTATTAAAGCCCTCATATAGATCCAAAGGGGTAGGACATCTTgttcttaaagggatagttatGCATTTTGGGAAATAGTCCCCCAGAGTTAATTAGAAATAGCCTAGAACAAATactaaacattttttaaggtccTGACTGTTCTTATTCtggtgtaaaaataacaatgagcTAGTTATATCACTATTTTCAGATGACCATTCAAAGcactttacactatagttttgctattcatccattcactcacacatgtatACAGCCCATCTACATTCAGCCTTTTGTTCTATCACATGTCTCCGCTGCTGGCACAGTCGTCAGGGGAGAAATTTAGGGTTACATTCCTGTatacatgtagactagcggagctaGTGATTTAAGCCCTGACCTCCCAGTTGGAAGACAGCCCACTGATCCATGACCAAAATTAAGTAAAGAAGcgaagaagaaaatgtgacacCAGGCTTATTTGTTGCTGATTTTGTTATTGCTGGAAAGAGCCTAGCACTTTTCTGCTGGTTTTCAGTCttgatgctaagctaagctaatgctTCCcaacgtgtgtgtatgtgtgtgtagtgctaCCACTATCTGTGAATTTAGGAGTATCTGATGTGAATGTTTTGGCTCTACATGGTGGGAGATGTTGCTAGTTGGGCGGCACAGGTCTGGTTCAGATCCAGGTCCAGCTCCTTTTCAAGTCTATTTACCTTTCTGTCAGTCTTATTAACTGTCACCTGTCCAAATAGATTTCACAACATCCCAGCCTGAAAAACCACTATTTGCTCAGACAAATcccatgttgttgtttgcttgAACTGCTGTGGTGATTGTTTGGATTGTTTTAACTGCTCACTGTGTCTcgtatggttgtttttttatatatactgtatgcagcTGAATCTACAACTGTGCATGTCCTATAGTATGTGCTGTTGTGACCCTGTCCTTCCATTTCATAGATTAAACATGTTAGACCTTTGTTGATACTCAAGAATCCTCAGTGCTTAAACATCTCCATGTCTTTGGCTTTACAAAACTGTAAACACTGAATTTCTTTGTTGAATGAAAATACTGATCTAATTGTGTCTgccttgtgtgagtgtgtgtaactgtaatatttttgctgtaaatgtccacatttcataatttaaatgactgatttgctgctttttttgttctgtAAATACAATTCTGCTTATGAATGTGaagtcagtgttttgttttgttttgcttaaaCAAGTGATCAATTAATTATATGATCTGATTGCAGTTGCAGTTGTTTCCAGATGTGAAATGTCAATATGGTTTCTGGCTACATCATAAATTCTCAGTCCAACTGCAGGGAAGAGACGTCCACAAACTGAAACCCTGACCACTAATCTTTTAGGCGCAGTCTTTTTAGTGACC
Proteins encoded in this window:
- the marveld2a gene encoding MARVEL domain-containing protein 2; translated protein: MSNGGGFHGRTERVRQAPYYDQVPLGSLPRDRDSYESLSEQRAPHLTHSSNPLPPPPLPEHPPVGPEFDPSGSEDNSNPPDHDPAIDIKPVHRFIPDSWKNFFRGSNRSSNKPWSMPDSSVNNNNSTSGGVRCSPPHSPSVPGSYRDPYGGSGGSYNSRKELLDVHDPQESVSGRTYRTGLTYTERVEEYHQRYAFMKSWAGLLRILGCVALLLGAAVFACVCAYIHKDNEWFNMFGYSSPGGAYGGGLYGSGTGGSYYTGPKTPFVLVVAGLAWLVTVIMLVLGMTMYYRTILLDSSWWPLTEFTINLALAVLYMAAGIVYVRDTTRGGLCSFPVFNNGINGAFCRTEAGQTAAIIFLFVTMVVYLIGAIVCLKLWRHEAARRYREKHGQEMLSTERGAAHLLDAAPAPLSKTPIQASAVPILTAPKVVSAKGAFLQGAIPSGHIPKPVIVPDYIAKYPTIRTDEERDQYRAVFNDQYAEYKELHSEVQVTLKKFDEMDAMMSSLPQHPTTQMEVDRINRILQDYQRKKNDSTFLEKKERCEYLKSKLSHIKQKIQEYDKVMEWNDGYD